From Methanococcus maripaludis, one genomic window encodes:
- a CDS encoding helix-turn-helix domain-containing protein, translated as MESILKKVVKTEERKNILTKLLKGPCCCEDLSKELNISKGLPPRFLKLCASLNIVKRERISHKVYYSINPENYLKIYNAISLENKKTEEKKNFKHNIKKDEFQTTLSVGDSKNYEINKIDNGFGGTTFILNNNDTSYEIFKTNDNNYWCVSCQSVDCEHILYLKKASSKKRI; from the coding sequence ATGGAAAGTATTTTAAAAAAAGTAGTAAAAACTGAAGAAAGAAAAAATATACTAACTAAACTTTTAAAAGGACCGTGTTGTTGTGAAGATCTTTCAAAAGAATTAAATATATCAAAAGGACTCCCCCCTAGATTTTTAAAATTGTGTGCTTCATTAAATATTGTTAAAAGAGAAAGAATCAGCCACAAAGTGTATTATTCAATAAATCCTGAAAATTATCTAAAAATATATAACGCAATATCTCTTGAAAACAAAAAAACTGAAGAAAAAAAGAATTTTAAACATAATATAAAGAAAGATGAATTTCAAACTACACTTTCTGTTGGGGATTCAAAAAATTATGAAATTAATAAAATAGATAATGGATTTGGCGGAACTACTTTTATTTTAAATAATAACGATACGTCATATGAGATCTTTAAAACAAATGATAATAATTACTGGTGTGTATCCTGCCAAAGTGTTGATTGTGAACATATTTTGTATTTAAAAAAAGCTTCTTCTAAAAAACGTATTTAA
- a CDS encoding helix-turn-helix domain-containing protein gives MEIIYNKPEIYATNDIWIQPVSRSSVLSSNVVGNCKIIHNIPVLRVLGSPSLKRTVLNILHVLKDKMTFFKKNCESEGMDNIFKYLNDIYFDKSVNNYYRAKKAWYRVIGDLFEDVNNWNFKKVMGKLITILKVLNPVLVFDLHDVSKWNHLKTFQRFIQFLKNEGISLVLRCPFEAYSFLKDNFEDHKTNSIAAVIYYTKKKGYLISEKVSKELLKLSSGNLKVIDLILANSKRDLKNLRDLKLSWKRILPEIVPNKYKNIVQKIVLLKKFNIKEISSILEYSQSTVYNYLNELAELNIVKKRKLNKNILFKLNINKEIVNNIIKSDFDFKNIFFEINNSNLKNRTEMFNGFLIFG, from the coding sequence ATGGAAATTATTTATAATAAACCCGAAATCTATGCAACAAATGATATATGGATTCAACCGGTTAGCCGGAGCTCTGTTTTAAGTAGTAATGTTGTTGGAAATTGTAAAATAATCCATAATATTCCAGTTTTAAGAGTTTTAGGAAGCCCTTCTTTAAAAAGAACTGTTTTAAACATCCTGCATGTTTTAAAAGATAAAATGACTTTTTTTAAAAAGAACTGTGAAAGTGAAGGAATGGATAATATTTTCAAATATTTAAATGATATTTACTTTGATAAATCAGTTAATAATTATTATAGGGCAAAAAAAGCATGGTATCGAGTAATTGGAGATTTATTTGAAGATGTGAATAACTGGAACTTTAAAAAAGTAATGGGTAAATTAATAACTATTTTAAAGGTTTTAAACCCTGTTTTAGTTTTTGATCTTCATGATGTTTCTAAATGGAATCATTTGAAAACTTTTCAGAGATTTATACAATTTTTGAAAAATGAAGGAATTAGTCTTGTTTTGAGATGTCCTTTTGAAGCTTATTCGTTTTTAAAGGATAATTTTGAAGATCATAAAACAAACAGTATTGCTGCAGTAATTTATTATACAAAAAAGAAAGGGTATTTAATCTCTGAAAAAGTCTCAAAAGAACTTTTAAAATTGAGTTCAGGTAATTTAAAAGTAATAGATTTGATACTTGCTAATTCAAAAAGAGATCTTAAAAATTTAAGGGATTTGAAATTAAGCTGGAAAAGAATACTTCCAGAAATAGTTCCAAATAAATACAAAAACATTGTTCAAAAAATAGTTCTTTTGAAAAAATTCAATATCAAAGAAATTTCAAGTATTTTAGAATATAGTCAGTCAACCGTTTATAATTATTTAAATGAACTTGCTGAATTGAATATTGTCAAAAAAAGAAAATTAAACAAAAATATCTTGTTTAAATTAAATATTAATAAAGAAATAGTTAATAATATAATTAAATCTGATTTTGATTTTAAAAATATATTTTTCGAAATTAATAATTCAAACTTGAAAAACCGTACGGAAATGTTTAATGGATTTTTGATTTTTGGATAG
- a CDS encoding AAA family ATPase, with protein sequence MLDPIEFIHNASSISKKSMNRLKLKTNPFSEKPIRGNTKFFVGRTSELSEIADILGAAQYGSVANAAIVGTKGIGKSSILNILYYASKRHNHWVVELEASQITARQFLIQLMYGIIKDNLFSVDGTLSSDYMKHSQKIIEIYKRLSNYSDKTPVHYPREKIERDLKYLLNEVKEENKLCVILIDEADQFAKRSCLGLLQFFHSFLYEDDILTFLAGPPTMVEDLTKISPAIRDRIPKIINMPPLTKEEAYDLIKRRLEDSQVTGAKGYEPFSEQSIEKIIEECDGIPRRIIMTCSEAVSLALKNGVNEINEDIAKNAMKNLGISVGHQILNHLTPAQSKIIKAMAELGGSSTVTELSGILNNSTGTIGTHLSDIYEMGYIYKERDGYNVYYTLSKELKDVLITKEDIS encoded by the coding sequence ATGTTAGACCCAATCGAATTTATTCACAATGCGTCATCAATATCGAAAAAATCAATGAATCGCCTAAAATTAAAAACGAACCCCTTTTCAGAAAAACCAATTCGTGGTAATACCAAATTTTTTGTCGGAAGAACATCTGAACTTTCTGAAATTGCGGACATTTTAGGTGCAGCACAATATGGTAGTGTTGCAAATGCTGCAATAGTTGGTACTAAAGGCATTGGAAAAAGTTCGATATTGAATATATTATATTATGCTTCAAAAAGGCACAACCACTGGGTGGTTGAATTAGAAGCTTCACAAATCACTGCAAGACAGTTTTTAATACAACTAATGTATGGAATTATTAAAGATAATCTATTCTCAGTAGACGGAACCCTTTCTTCAGATTATATGAAACACTCTCAAAAAATCATTGAGATTTATAAAAGACTAAGTAACTACAGCGACAAGACTCCGGTTCATTACCCCCGTGAAAAAATTGAAAGAGATTTAAAATACCTTTTAAATGAGGTAAAAGAAGAAAACAAACTCTGTGTTATACTAATAGATGAAGCAGATCAATTTGCAAAAAGAAGCTGTCTTGGACTTTTACAGTTTTTCCACTCATTTTTATATGAGGATGATATTTTAACGTTTTTAGCAGGCCCTCCAACAATGGTTGAAGATCTGACAAAGATATCACCTGCAATAAGAGATAGAATTCCAAAAATCATAAATATGCCCCCACTTACAAAAGAAGAAGCTTATGATCTTATAAAAAGAAGACTCGAAGATTCTCAAGTAACTGGTGCAAAAGGTTATGAACCTTTCTCTGAACAAAGTATTGAAAAGATAATTGAAGAATGTGATGGAATTCCAAGAAGAATCATAATGACATGTTCTGAAGCAGTTTCTCTTGCTCTTAAAAATGGAGTAAATGAAATAAATGAGGATATTGCAAAAAATGCAATGAAAAATCTTGGAATAAGTGTTGGACACCAGATCTTAAACCACCTAACCCCCGCTCAATCAAAAATAATAAAGGCAATGGCGGAACTTGGTGGAAGTTCGACAGTAACTGAACTTTCAGGAATTTTGAACAATTCAACAGGAACCATTGGAACACACCTTTCAGATATCTATGAAATGGGGTATATTTATAAAGAAAGAGATGGATATAATGTGTACTACACTTTATCAAAGGAATTAAAGGATGTTTTGATAACAAAAGAAGATATTTCGTAA